A single region of the Nitrospirae bacterium YQR-1 genome encodes:
- a CDS encoding kinase: MIITRTPFRISFFGGGTDYPGWYREHGGKVLNTTINRYCHIYCRYLPPFFDYKYLLRYYLREEAKTISEIKHDSIRECLNKVNLSGGIELVHTGDVPAQSGIGSSSSFTVGLLHALYALKGEMVTKRQLALRAIDVEQNQIGENVGSQDQVAASFGGFNKIEFGGEREFFVTPITITSNKLIFFQDSLMFFFTGLSRNSTDIAKELIKKTPEKKVELGVMSEMVDEAVNILNGPIENYADFGKLLNETWKLKRSLTSNISNSRIDEIYEAATASGALGGKLCGAGGGGFLFFFVPQEKQAAVRDRLKNLLYVPIRFETLGTHIVLYSTQDIVF; this comes from the coding sequence ATGATAATAACACGGACGCCGTTTAGAATATCTTTCTTTGGCGGAGGAACCGACTATCCGGGCTGGTACAGAGAGCATGGCGGCAAAGTGCTTAATACCACAATTAACCGCTACTGCCACATATACTGCCGGTATCTGCCGCCGTTTTTTGATTACAAATATCTGCTGAGATATTACCTGCGAGAGGAAGCCAAAACCATCTCCGAAATAAAACATGACTCCATCAGGGAGTGTTTGAATAAGGTAAACTTAAGTGGTGGGATAGAGTTGGTGCATACCGGAGATGTGCCGGCACAGTCAGGGATAGGCTCCAGTTCATCATTTACGGTAGGGCTTCTGCACGCACTGTATGCCTTAAAAGGTGAGATGGTTACCAAGCGTCAGCTGGCCCTGCGTGCTATAGATGTGGAACAGAACCAGATCGGTGAAAACGTGGGTTCACAAGACCAGGTGGCGGCCTCATTCGGCGGTTTCAATAAAATAGAGTTCGGGGGAGAACGTGAATTTTTCGTTACCCCCATTACAATTACATCAAATAAGTTAATATTTTTTCAGGACAGTCTTATGTTTTTTTTCACCGGACTGTCCAGAAACTCAACCGATATCGCAAAAGAGCTTATAAAAAAAACCCCTGAAAAGAAAGTGGAATTAGGGGTTATGTCTGAGATGGTGGATGAGGCGGTAAACATTCTCAACGGCCCGATAGAAAATTATGCCGATTTTGGGAAGCTTTTAAACGAGACATGGAAGCTAAAACGCAGCCTCACTTCCAACATATCCAACAGCAGGATAGATGAAATCTACGAGGCGGCAACGGCCTCCGGGGCCCTTGGCGGTAAACTTTGCGGAGCAGGCGGCGGCGGTTTTCTTTTTTTCTTTGTCCCGCAGGAAAAACAAGCCGCTGTAAGAGATAGGTTAAAAAATCTCCTCTATGTCCCTATTCGCTTTGAAACCCTTGGAACACACATTGTTTTATACTCCACTCAGGATATTGTCTTTTAG
- a CDS encoding adenylyltransferase/cytidyltransferase family protein — translation MENKITQLDELSGRLRELKAAGMKVVHCHGCFDLMHPGHIKHFQAAKQMGDVLVVTVTPDIYIDKGEGRPVFNQTLRAESIAALECVDFVAINKWPTAEDTLKLLKPDIYVKGQEFEKLQDGTGKIQREFNVVKEIGAEIRFTQEIVFSSTKLINTYLKDK, via the coding sequence ATGGAAAACAAGATAACACAACTCGATGAGCTCTCAGGCAGACTCAGGGAATTGAAAGCTGCCGGCATGAAAGTAGTGCACTGCCACGGCTGTTTTGATCTTATGCACCCCGGACATATTAAGCACTTTCAGGCAGCCAAACAAATGGGTGATGTGCTGGTTGTTACCGTTACACCGGATATTTACATAGACAAGGGGGAGGGCAGACCGGTATTTAACCAGACTCTGAGAGCGGAAAGTATCGCCGCCCTGGAGTGTGTTGACTTTGTAGCCATAAACAAATGGCCCACCGCTGAGGATACCTTAAAATTACTTAAACCCGACATTTACGTTAAAGGACAGGAGTTTGAAAAACTTCAGGACGGCACTGGTAAAATTCAGAGGGAATTCAACGTTGTCAAAGAAATCGGGGCAGAGATACGATTCACTCAGGAAATCGTGTTTTCCTCCACCAAGCTGATTAATACATATCTGAAGGATAAGTGA
- a CDS encoding sugar phosphate nucleotidyltransferase, with protein sequence MNTDVVILCGGIGSRLTPLIADRPKPMADINGEPFLNILINHYKSFGIKRFILCTGHMSGFIENYYALNNPAAEIVISKEDTPLGTAGAVKNAEPLINTNSFFVINGDSFCNVNLAGFHSFHIRTSASASMVLTTAATKDPQSCGSVITDNSQKITGFIEKTTAYKTPLINAGIYIFNKSILSLIPPAIKMSLEYDLFPKIVNSGFYGYTTNKTLFDIGTPDKYYIAVKELKQSTR encoded by the coding sequence TTGAACACTGATGTTGTAATCCTCTGCGGAGGTATCGGCAGCCGTCTTACCCCCCTGATTGCCGATCGCCCCAAGCCCATGGCAGATATTAACGGTGAGCCTTTTCTTAATATCCTCATCAACCACTACAAGAGTTTCGGCATAAAACGTTTTATACTGTGCACAGGGCACATGTCCGGTTTTATAGAAAACTACTACGCCCTGAATAATCCCGCAGCCGAGATTGTCATATCAAAAGAGGACACTCCACTGGGCACCGCCGGTGCCGTCAAAAACGCAGAACCTCTCATCAACACAAACTCCTTTTTCGTAATCAACGGCGACTCCTTCTGCAATGTCAACCTCGCCGGCTTCCACTCCTTCCACATCCGCACATCCGCCTCAGCCTCTATGGTACTGACCACCGCCGCCACAAAAGACCCTCAATCCTGCGGCAGCGTTATCACTGACAACTCACAGAAAATCACCGGCTTTATCGAAAAAACCACCGCTTATAAAACCCCCCTCATTAACGCCGGAATTTATATCTTCAATAAATCCATCCTGTCACTAATACCTCCAGCCATAAAAATGTCCCTCGAATACGACCTGTTCCCAAAAATCGTAAACTCCGGATTCTACGGCTATACCACCAACAAAACCCTCTTCGATATCGGAACCCCAGATAAATACTATAT
- a CDS encoding ribbon-helix-helix domain-containing protein — translation MIISAKVDKTVFDALNGYAKELQVSKSWIVQQALKQYFDKYDEHLSDMRIASLSESISHEDVLKEYGLSS, via the coding sequence GTGATAATCTCGGCAAAGGTGGATAAAACTGTTTTTGACGCTCTCAACGGTTATGCCAAAGAACTTCAGGTAAGCAAAAGTTGGATTGTTCAGCAGGCCTTAAAACAGTATTTCGATAAGTACGACGAGCATTTAAGCGACATGCGGATTGCTTCTCTTTCCGAAAGTATCTCTCACGAGGATGTTCTGAAAGAGTATGGCTTATCAAGTTAA
- a CDS encoding type II toxin-antitoxin system mRNA interferase toxin, RelE/StbE family, protein MAYQVKWDVRAYRELKQIETKTAVEILNTLNKLSENPHEAGKPLEGKFKGKYRLQVGDYRVIYWIEKTTSRRVRLRKL, encoded by the coding sequence ATGGCTTATCAAGTTAAATGGGATGTGCGGGCATATAGGGAACTGAAACAGATTGAAACTAAAACAGCCGTGGAAATTCTCAATACTCTAAACAAGCTTTCTGAAAATCCACATGAGGCCGGAAAACCGCTTGAGGGAAAGTTCAAGGGAAAGTACCGCTTACAGGTCGGTGATTATCGTGTTATCTACTGGATAGAGAAAACCACTTCACGGAGAGTGAGATTAAGGAAATTATGA
- a CDS encoding GDP-mannose 4,6-dehydratase, whose translation MRALITGITGMVGSHMADYLCRNTDWDIYGMCRWRSPMDNVSHLVDRANRKDRVFFIYGDLCDYISLQNAVEQCRPDYVFHLAAQSYPSTSFTSPVQTLDTNIIGTERLLEALRRAPGIEPVIHVCSSSEVFGRVPREKLPINEECSFHPSSPYAISKVGTDLIGRFHAEAYGQKIMVTRMFTHTGPRRGDVFAESTFAKQIAMIEQGLIPPVVKTGNLDSLRTWSDVRDAVAAYYLLVTVNPTPGEYYNIGGNFSCSVADMLKHLISISTARDIIRVETEPVRLRPLDADLQVPDTGKFKKHTGWEPEIPFEKTMADLLDYWRGRVKNERHFLTR comes from the coding sequence ATGAGAGCTTTAATTACTGGAATAACCGGAATGGTCGGCTCCCACATGGCTGATTATCTCTGCCGGAATACGGATTGGGACATCTATGGGATGTGCCGGTGGCGCAGTCCTATGGACAACGTCTCACACCTTGTGGACAGAGCCAACAGAAAGGACCGGGTGTTTTTTATCTATGGTGATCTCTGCGATTACATATCACTTCAAAACGCCGTAGAGCAGTGCCGTCCCGATTATGTTTTTCACCTTGCAGCGCAGAGTTACCCCTCAACCAGTTTCACATCCCCGGTGCAAACCCTCGATACCAACATAATTGGAACGGAGCGATTACTTGAGGCACTGCGGCGGGCCCCTGGGATTGAGCCCGTTATTCATGTCTGCTCGTCTTCAGAGGTATTTGGAAGGGTGCCCAGGGAAAAACTCCCTATAAATGAGGAGTGCTCATTTCATCCCTCCTCTCCATATGCAATATCGAAAGTGGGGACGGATTTAATCGGCAGATTTCATGCCGAGGCGTACGGGCAGAAAATCATGGTTACCAGAATGTTTACCCACACAGGCCCCAGGCGCGGTGATGTCTTTGCCGAATCAACATTTGCCAAGCAAATAGCCATGATAGAGCAGGGGCTTATTCCCCCTGTGGTTAAGACAGGCAATCTTGACTCTCTGCGCACGTGGTCTGACGTGCGGGATGCCGTGGCGGCATACTACCTGCTGGTAACGGTTAATCCAACCCCGGGAGAGTACTACAACATCGGCGGGAACTTTTCGTGTTCAGTAGCCGATATGTTAAAACACCTTATTTCAATTTCCACGGCAAGGGATATAATCCGGGTTGAGACGGAACCGGTGCGCCTTCGCCCCCTTGATGCCGACCTTCAGGTACCGGATACCGGCAAGTTTAAAAAACACACCGGCTGGGAACCTGAAATTCCGTTTGAAAAAACTATGGCGGATTTATTAGATTACTGGCGGGGGCGGGTTAAAAATGAAAGACATTTTCTGACAAGATGA